The genomic stretch GGCCTGTTCCAGCTGCGCCTTGATGGCGTCGCGCGGGCGGCCCAGCGTGCCGGTGATCACGAAGTTCAGGCCCTGGAGCTGCTCGCCGCGCGTGACCTGTTCCTCCTGCGGGTTCACGCCGTGGTCGCGCAGGCGGGCGATCAGGTCCCGCATGCTGGGGTCGGCCAGGGACGCGGTGACGCTCTGGGCGATCACGCCGCCCATGCCGGGCACGCTCTCGATCTGCTCGGGCGTGGCCGAGAGCAGGGCGTCCAGCGTGCCGAAGGCGCGGGCGAGCGCCTGGGCGTTGCGTTCCCCGACGTGGTTCATGCCCAGCGCGTTCACGAGGCGCCACAGGGGCCTGCCCCGGCTGGCGTCCAGCTGGGACAGGATGTTCTGCGCCTTCTTCTCACCGCTGCGGTCCAGCGAACCCAGTTGCTCGGCGTTCAGGCCGTACAGGTCGGCGGCGTCACGCACGAGTCCGGTCTCGATGAGCTGCGCGACCAGTTTCTCGCCGATGCCGCGCACGTCCATCGCGCCGCGCGACACGAAGTACCGGATGCGCTCGAAGGCCTGCGAGGGGCAGGCGGGGTTCGGGCAGTAGGTGTTCGCGTCACCCTCGGCGCGCGTGACCTCGTGGCCGCACTCCGGGCAGTGGGTGGGGAACTCGAAGGGCTGGGCGCCGTCCGGGCGCCGGTCGGTCAGGACGCGCATGATCTGCGGGATCACGCCGCCGGACTTGCGCACGACGACCGTGTCCCCGATCCGCAGGTCCAGGTCGCGGATGAAGTCCTCGTTGTGCAGCGTGGCGCGGCTGACGGTGCTGCCCTCGATCAGGCGCGGCGCGAGGTGCGCCAGCGGCGCGAGCTTCCCGGTGCGGCCCACGTTCACAGTGATGGCCTCCAGGGTCGTCTCGACCTCCTCGACGGGGAACTTGTACGCGATGGCCCATCTGGGCGCGCGGCTGGTGAAGCCCGCCTCCTCCTGCGCGCGCAGGTCGTCCAGTTTCAGGACGGTGCCGTCCGCGTCGAACTCGAAGGAGCTGCGCGCGGCGGTCATCCGGG from Deinococcus soli (ex Cha et al. 2016) encodes the following:
- the ligA gene encoding NAD-dependent DNA ligase LigA, yielding MTPEFDRYLALRAEVAAHNRAYYEQDAPSIPDDAYDALARELRDLEAAHPDWAAQAGSDSPAQTVGGAPAAAFQPVNHPTPMTSLDNAFDDAELRDWQEKLARALGLPADHDDFTFTGELKIDGLSVNLYYLDGELQWAATRGNGVTGEIVTAQVLTVPGIPTTLPGLRGELEVRGEVYMSRADFAAFNAQAEELGTPLLKNPRNGAAGALRQKDPEVTRSRNLRAILYALGKRDGVPARTQGEVLAWLRDQGFPTSEHSEELHGLAAAADYHARMTAARSSFEFDADGTVLKLDDLRAQEEAGFTSRAPRWAIAYKFPVEEVETTLEAITVNVGRTGKLAPLAHLAPRLIEGSTVSRATLHNEDFIRDLDLRIGDTVVVRKSGGVIPQIMRVLTDRRPDGAQPFEFPTHCPECGHEVTRAEGDANTYCPNPACPSQAFERIRYFVSRGAMDVRGIGEKLVAQLIETGLVRDAADLYGLNAEQLGSLDRSGEKKAQNILSQLDASRGRPLWRLVNALGMNHVGERNAQALARAFGTLDALLSATPEQIESVPGMGGVIAQSVTASLADPSMRDLIARLRDHGVNPQEEQVTRGEQLQGLNFVITGTLGRPRDAIKAQLEQAGGRVTGSVTKKTSFLIAGEEAGSKLARAQELGVTVLDEAALDELLAARGVTN